One segment of Brassica napus cultivar Da-Ae chromosome C3, Da-Ae, whole genome shotgun sequence DNA contains the following:
- the LOC125582903 gene encoding probable FBD-associated F-box protein At1g32375, with translation MRLLKDSPKLRVLKLEQVHLREAVNPRPCWNEPTHVPSCLLSSLETFQWSQYEGREEEIKVAKFIIRNSACLKNATFYPKSTDPVEKLEMLIELSVSPRSSSICQLDFGRETPTVRDIFHDHRLMKRLRQTYQKNCDKNGFP, from the exons ATGCGTCTTCTCAAAGATTCCCCCAAACTAAGAGTCCTCAAACTAGAACAG GTCCATCTCCGTGAGGCTGTGAATCCACGGCCGTGCTGGAACGAACCTACTCATGTTCCTAGCTGTTTATTGTCAAGTCTTGAAACTTTTCAATGGTCACAATacgaaggaagagaagaagagatcaaaGTCGCGAAATTCATCATAAGAAACTCTGCTTGTTTGAAGAATGCAACTTTCTATCCTAAATCTACTGATCCTGTAGAGAAGCTTGAGATGCTAATAGAATTATCAGTGTCACCAAGGAGTTCTTCAATATGTCAGCTTGATTTCGGTCGTGAGACTCCTACAGTCAGGGACATTTTTCATGATCACCGTTTGATGAAGCGTTTAAGACAGACATACCAGAAAAATTGTGACAAAAATGGTTTCCCTTAA